tttttaaactatttttaaaagagatttatttctattttatgtgtctgtgtgttgtacctgcatgtacatatgttcaccatatgcatgcctagaGAGCCCTCGGAGCCAAAGgcaggcatctgatcccctgcaactggagttgaAGAGGGTTGTGGTGAGATCAGAACCCAGGCTGTTCTCAGCTTCCGGGTGCTTGCTCTTCTCTATTCCAGCAGTAGAGGTAAAGCTGTCAAACTCCCAAGATTCACTAGACTCTTGGTCATGCTTAAGCGTCTTCATGCGCCGAAGAACGGCTCTGTTCTGCACTGTTCATTCCTGGTCCCTCTTGAAAAGGATTTTGTTAACTtgataacatttttgttttgtgtatttaatAAATCACATCTACTTTCTTTTATATTGTATTGTTAAATGTTGCTAAACACAATAAAGCAGATGAAGCAGATTTAGATTACTCAGGTGAATTTTTTTTGGGTtaaccccaattaaaaaaaaaaatccagaaaatgaaaaaaattttttttagatgaaaAGTAATTGTGAAGCTTGGGAAATGGtctagtcagtaaagtgcttgttgcataaatatgaggacctgaatcCAATTACACATTTGTAATCTAGCTTTGGGAGGGCAAAgagaggtggatccctgggtcttTTTTGCCATTCATACTAACCTACTCCAGGAGTACCAGGGTTATGGGAGTCTGTCTGTAAAAActaaccaacaaaacaaacaaaaaatcacaaGGAGAATGGCTCTTAGAAATAATACCATAGATTTGTCTCCCTGGCCTTCATATGCACAAGCATACATTTATGTGCACATCCCATACATGAGcacagctctctccctctcttctctttcccccctctctcaaatacacacacacacacacacacacacacacacacacacacacacacacacacagagagagagagagagagagagagagagagagagatattgagaTTTGTATAACATTTATGAAAGGTATGAGCTATTTTCAGGCCTGGTCTAAGAAGCCAGGGCATTTGTGTTATATCTTCAGactattactcttttttttttttccataggaaaTAAGGTGTCTTGGAGAGTGCTAGAACTGTGTGCATTGTATACAGGTTGTGGTCCTTTGACAGCTCATGCAGGCGCATGGAGAATCCTCCATGCATGTGTTGTCATACTTTGGTTTAGTCTCAAGTTGGGGTGAGACATACTATACTCAgtactttaaaaatgtacattctGCATATTTTCATAGTATATGTAAACATTTTTACCATTTGTGGAAGGAAATTGGACACTTCGTTTATAAGTCTGTACAAGATATACCCTGTTAGAAGTGAAAATATCAGAGTTGAGGTCAAGAATGGAAGCCATgcctgttttatttatctttggaAGAGGCAAATGCATTATCCTCTGGGctcccattcttcctttcttcagcaGTTCTTATTTATAAGAAAGGAGAGTAGAAACATGATACTCTCCTGGCGAATGTATAGCTTGTACTTTATAGAAGGCTTTACATTGGATTTTGGTTATATAAAATAGTACATTCTCTTTGTGAGGAAAATGGGAGCATTTTACATAAAGCTTTGTGGTAGTTGCTATAAAAATTTACAAAGCATATGCTCTCTGACTCAGCGTTTTAGTTTTGGAATTTCTtgcaaaatctctctctctgcatgtgtttgtttgtgtttatgcaGTGTAAATAAAGTAAACACCAACTCCTAATTGTGAATGTAGGAAGTAAGGGAGAATACAGTTTAATAGTAATAGGAGTTTCCTCTAGGTACCGCATTGGTAGGGAGTGAAGAGAGATTTTGACTTTAATAGAAATGTCAGTGTGAAGTCTTTGAACTGAACATCTTTCAGTCTGCATGGATTATTTTTAGAGGTTTCAGAAACAATAACAAGATGAAATAATCATGGAACCAGACTGGTGAGGAATGGAAAGGGGTAGAAAGTGTCTTGTCGAGGAGAGTGGTTATGAAAACGTCTGTGTTAGACTAAGGCTGTTTGAGGATCTCTGCAGCTCCTTAAGGAAATAAGGAGGGTGGGGCTCCAGACCTGAGGATAGTGCCTCAGACCTGTAGCCGGGAGAATGGTGCTCCAGATCTGTAATGTGGAGGTGGTGCTACATACCTGTAGTCCTGGGAGGGTGGTGGTCCAGACCTGTAGCCGGGAAAATGGTGCTCCAGACCTGTagcctggggggtggggctcCAGACCTGAGGATAGTGCTCCAGACCTGTAGCCGGGAGAATGGTGCTCCAGACCTGTAATGTGGAGGTGTATCCAGACATATTTTTCTGTTATCAGATTATTCTTTTGGACATACTTactgtcctttcttttcttgagTATTACACTATAACCAAACTTCACAGATCCTTTGTACcgtgaaaaaaatatttctgataaTCTAATACCAGAGTCTGTGACAGGGATGAGAAGGGTGTGTTAAGAGAGGACAGCAGAGCAGATCAATGTCTTAGTTGGTTGAAAGAGTCCAACCATGGAATTCCATGTCTGTGGACATCTCAGCTAAAGCTTTAGGAGGTGGAAAATTTTCAAGGGTGTAGTGTGCTAATGATACACGAATGCACGTAATCGGAAGGATAATGAATCAGTGAATTCTTTTGAGTTTTTAAGTGGAATACAGTTGGTAGGACACAGTGTTTCTCAAAAAGAATCTTTGTATAGCAGATGGGAAGCCCTGCTGCTCTTTGTAGGACTAGCCCAGGGTGCCATGGTGCTTAGGCTACTGTCAAAGTGTTGTGCCCAAAGATCAGAGGGCTCCTCTTGCAATATTGAAGAGCTGGAAGGTACTATCTGTGCTATACTTTTTGGACATTAGACAATGTTATTTTCTGGACCTCTTGTTTTTAGTATTAGCTAAAATTCACAGTTGTACACTAGCcaataatgaaaatgtgtgatTTGTCTTAGCTCACTTAGGGTCATCTAGTGGAACAGTTTTTCATGTATTTCACAGATAGTTACACCTGTGAACATTGCCAGCTCCTGGCTGTTTTGTTTGAGAAGATAGTTACCTGTCATTTAAAACTTtgtattgtttaaaaattttgcttatttaaaaacacagttttaaaagcatatgtgtgtgtatgtgcgtgtttatgtatgtgcaagtacatggatgtgtgtgtctgtgtgtgtctgtgtgtgtctgtgtgtgtgtgtgtgtgtgtgtgtgtgtgtttgtgtagggcAGGACAGGACAGAAGACAACAACTTTGGGTATTGTTTCTCAGTTGCTGCTCACCTTTCCCttttttatcttgtgtgtgtgtgtgtgtgtgtgtgtgtgtgtgtgtgtgtgtgtgtgtgtgtgtaagtgtgtgtgtaggggaggacAGAAAACAGCTTTATGTATTATTCATCAGTTTCTGTCCACTTTCCCCCTTTTTGgcacagagtctctcactgacatggaactcaccaagtaggtgAGGACCGATGCCCAAGGAGTCCTAGGGGTCCATCTGCCTCTGGATTACAAGCACTTGTCCTGCATGTTTGGTTTttgtgtgggctccagggattcaactcaggttctcatgcttgtgaggcagaCATTTCGCTGAcccagctacctccccagccctatAGTTCTTGTTTCtagtctagatttttttttccatagaaacTTTACTGCTTCTGCTAGTGAAAgtttttttcttctcacttttaTTTCTAGTCTTCTGCCTTAATTATGTATAAAAGGCATTCATGGAAACAAGAAGGGTGTCTTTAATGATACAGACTGTAGAAGCATGGGATCTGATtccttgtgtgtatgcatgtatgtgtgtgtttgtcctcACCCATGATGCAtctatgaaggccagaggtcaacattaagTGCCTTCCtttatcattctccaccttatttttgagacttggtctcttcctggccctggcccttgcctttttggctagactggctagccagtgagacCCAGATTTCCTCTGATGCCCATACTCTCCAGCTCTACGATTATGGATACCACAGTACCGAATTTtagtaggtgctggggatccgaactcgggTCTTGATTCTTGCATAGCAAGCAGTTTGCCTGTTTTACCCATCTCCTCACCTGCTATACTATGGCACATTTCTTGATTCACTGTCTGTTATATCTGCAGAAGTGGTGGTTCTTTGCATCTATGTGTGATGATGCTCACCAGCATATTTGTGATCCAGTCTCGACAGTAAACTTTTTAAAGATGAGGTCAtttcagaacatgaaacaaaatgCTGAGTCATGGATAGACTTGCTAAAGCTGGAAGAATATGCCGTGTTAACAGTAGCCGTCTCCAGTTACAGTCACCAGAGCTGAATTTTCTGTTACACGCTTTCTTAATAAGAAACTTGGAGGCTGGGGTGTAGGTCAGTGGAAGAGTATGGCGTGGTACGCCAGGGCCTCTGAGTTGCATTAGCACCCACAAACCGCATAAAAGATACTTCCCATGGACGAGTTCCTGTCTCAAGATGTGCCTCCAGATGTGCTGGTGTGCACCCTGTAGTCTTCAGCTGAGGCAGGGGTGGGCTGACTTGGAGACTGGTCAGTCTGTGCTGTCAGTTTTTTAAAGTAGACCTTGGGAATTGGCAAAGCACCTAGGCCCTTTTTACACCCAAAACAGTTAGTTCTGTTTAACGAAGGGTCCGCGCGAGAATGTTATTTCCTCGGATTTGGGTCTCAGTGTTTAAATTCACTCAAGAGATTCTCAGGAATTCAGTAACACAGAACGTTTTCCTTTTTGGACGCCCTGGAGAACAGGGGGTGCATGGCCACTTCTGTCTGAGTGAAACTGAAGCTTGCCCCTAGGTGTCCTCTTTCTGAAGCCAGGCTCCATGCTGCTTCTGTAAATGCTACACAGTAGGTGTTCTTTAGAAGAACTCTGTACCAGTGAAAAGAGATCTAGGGAATCTAGGGATTGGCATGTGAAGGAGCACAAGTTCTAGATAACGGTCCCATTCATTCTCTTATTGGTGGAGGGGCATGAAAGGAGGAGGGGCACTGTTAAGGAGGGCACAGGAGAccagtgggaaggggagggggagggggagggggaagtgcAGACCATAATGTGGGGATATATGATCCAAGAACCTTACATATACTTGTGAATACATACATCCGGGAAACCACTGTTGATACAGTTAGCATATTCATAAGAATTCTTTGGGAGCGTCCTGCTTCTTGTTGGGTATCAAAGCTTGGCGACACTCTCTTTCATATGTCAATCAGTACACCACAGAGATGAAGGAAGCCACCCCAAGAGCTGTTTTGAGAGTATATTCACTGTCTGCAACTTGGAATGTAAGTGCTGATGTGTGGTATCTAAAGTGTGCAGGCGTTTTCCAGCTCTTAGAGTTTCTCATGAGAAGTTCTTCAGGTAGCTGCTGCATATACCACATTTGAAACCAGTTTGTATCCAGAGCAAGGAGATAGTTATTTAGCTATATTATATGGGAGATGATCTGTTTTGCTTTGGCCTTAGTTGCTGCATTAGATATTTATGCTACAGGATCTTAGACACGActgtttctttaatttctgtttcagAGGTGTTTTCCGTAGTGAGTGTGTTGCCTGCCCACGTAGAATGCAATGCATTTCTCACACTAGGCACCTCTGTTTCTTCTAGTAACAACTGAAGTTAAGTCATTGTTTCCTACGGAGGTGTGTAAAGATCTGTTGGCATACTTTAGTTCGGGCTGGGTAATATATCTTACTGGCTTCTGGAAACTTAACTAATGATAAGTTTTCATTGAACAGTAATGTGTATTTCGTGACATGTCAAAGTTTTATTTCTTCCGTTTTTCTAAAACGATGTACCATTTTTGCCTGTTCCTCTAAATCATTGTATTCTGCTATCTTTATCTTCAGTCTCAAAAATTCTGAGTTTGCCCTAGTAAAGCAGAATTGGTACAGGGTTGGGACAAACCTTTGACATTCCCGTTGACCACAGAAGCCTGCGCTTGCCCTTTATGCCTGCAATGTCACACTTTTAAAACCTGCTTAGCAGATTTCTCCACTCACGGCAAAGTAGATGCATTCCAGCACGGTGTTTGCATGGATTATCACCCCGTTCAGAAGAGATAGGAGCGGAACTGTGGACGTTAAGAGGCTTATATAGCAAGTGAAAATGGGGGCGTTGGTGGACAACCATGGTTTGCCATGGAGTGCCAAACGGAGAACTCTAAGCCAGTGCTCAGTGAGGGCAGGTGGCTACAGTGTCACTAACCTGATGGCTGTTctaggccgtgtgtgtgtgtgtgtgtgtgtgtgtgtgtgtgtgtatgtgtgtgtgtgtgtatgttcctgcCTTTCCCTCTTTGGCCCTGGTTGCTTGAACCTCAccacacatctgttcctggcctTTCAGGATGGAGAACTACCTGTCAGGTTGAGAAGATTGAAGACAGGTTTGTCCTCTTGTCCTCTTCAGCGTTACAGAGTTAGTGACCAAGGGTTACTTTGTCACTTGGCTTAGGACCCACGTTTGTTTAGCATAACAAATGGGCGTAGTTTGTGGTTCTGTGAGGCTTGTGAGCTGTGATGTCATACACGTCTAGATTGTTCAGATCCCGTGAGGAGAGAAACAGGTTTTATTCTAGAATagtaacaaaatataacaaaaccagCTACTTTATATCTAGAAGGTCAGGAGACTAGCCCAACATTTTGAGTAAACTGCCCCCTGTGTGGATCCTGCTGACATTGACTCTATGGTGGTGCCTTTGTAAATGTTGGTTTTCAGCTGTGTTGTGTATGTGACTGTAGTAGGGACAGGTGGCCTCTTGTGCCTCCTCAGGCTCCCAGTGAGGGAGAGTAGGAATGAGCTTCACaggttttctgtttcatttggtTTGAGTTTTCTAATTGCCTGAAATTTAAATGAATACTGAAACTGTAGGAACTAGTTTCCTGTTTTATGAAAGGTCTCGTGAGAATTATGTGACATAAGAGCCTTTCGCAGTAAATTTTTCATAGGAAAATTAGTTACTTGACATTTTGATTAGTGTTCTGAGATACTTCCTTAAAACCAATAGAAATTCAAGTAAAATTAAACTTTCTCAGTGGGCATTATCTCTGTTTTCCCTATTAATTTTTGTTTCCCAAAATTGTATTATCTGCTGTTTTCTAGGAACCTAGCCATTATTCATGACACTGTGTGTCATTAAGTTTTCAAAACTACACAAAGTGATAATTGCAATGAACAATCCCGTTATTCATTGtgaatcattcttttttattaaactaTTCAAGAGTACTGTCTTacgcattgtaaaataaaataactgtgtGCTCATGATATGTTTTATGCttaaatattcatataaaatgACATTTGGTATTTTGCATGTATTTTTCGAGGTTggcctatttttgttttatgtgtatgagtgtttggcctgcatgtgtggCTGTGCACCATGAATGTATAGTGCCTTCATAGTTCAGAAGCAGGCAGTGAATCATCTGGAGGGGTTACAGAAGGtggtgagctgccacatgggtgctgggaaccaaacctgggtctgcTGGAGGAGCAACCCGTGCCCTTGacatctgagccatttctctggctttGTTTTACATATGTTTAGTGTTAAATTTTATGTGCTCCATTAGGTTTAGGGTTAACATTGGAGCTTTCAAgggaagaactttttaaaaatgtccacCCCTCCTCTGCCATAGTGTCAGAATAGCTGTTAGGTAAACTGATCAGTCAGAAAGTTGTAGTATATTCTGTCATATTCCTCTTAAGCACAGTTGCCAAGAATCACAGGTGTAAAGAACGAGGCACTCATATATATATCTACGTTAAATGAGAGGAAATTTAATTTTCAAGTCAAAATTTATTTGAACCTTTGTGGAAACTTATGTGCCGACTTGTCTTTGCATATTGTTGAGAGTCGCACTGAATTTTTTAGTGTGTCAAGGAGTTAACCTCCATGTGCATGAACTGAGTGCTGACTTGGAGAAGAGCTTCATTCTGATTTCTTCATGGGTACACCTCCATAGGGCTTCCGATTCTCATTTTCCTGCCCGTGAGCCCTTGAATACAGAACGGCACTGGTCATTTCTCGCCTGCTCTGAGATGTCTACTAGacaggcagagatctatctgttgTACGTTGTCTGTCTTCCAGACAAGTATTACTCACGCTCCGTGTGTTCTAACAGGATCGGGGCTTGACCTTATCTCTGTGTCACCCTTCGCTAATCTTAGTCTGTTTACTTTTAGGAGTGTGCAGCCTGGTGCCTAAGATGGAAGTAGATATAAATGGGGAGTCCAGAAGTACCCTGACCACCCTGCCGCTACCTGTGGCTGAGGGGAGCTCGCCAGGAAAAGCGGAAGCCGAGAAGCCCCGCTGTTCCAGCACGCCATGCTCGCCCATGCGTCGGACTGTGTCAGGTTATCAGATCCTCCACATGGACTCCAACTATTTGGTTGGCTTTGCAACGGGTGAGGAACTCCTGAAGTTAGCGCAGAAGTGCACGGGAGGGGAAGAAAGCAAGGGAGAAGCCGTACCGCCCTTGCGCTCCAAACAGCTGGATGCGGGACTCGCACGCTCCTCTCGTCTGTATAAAACTAGAAGTAGGTACTATCAGCCATATGAGATTCCAGCTGTTAATGGCAGGAGGCGAAGGCGGATGCCCAGCTCAGGAGACAAGTGTACCAAATCCTTACCTTATGAACCTTATAAGGCCCTCCATGGGCCCTTGCCTCTATGTCTTCTTAAAGGTAAGAGGGCTCACTCTAAATCCCTGGACTACCTCAATCTAGATAAAATGAACATCAAGGAGCCAGCTGACACAGAAGTGTTACAGTACCAGCTTCAGCACCTGACCCTCCGAGGGGACCGAGTGTTTGCTAGGAATAATACATGAATGACTTGCACAGGGTTTAAACCGCTTTAGGCCAGCCTGTCCtcggctagagagagagagaaaaaaaaaaaatctactgtcgTACTCTGTACATGACCTTTCACCTTAGAGATGGTTATATCAGCTAAGTGTTCCTggaacatacaaaaaaaaaattgtttggatCAAGTTTTGGATACAGGAATGAAATCACAGGTActtggggcggggcggggggctaTCATTCTAGAGCACGCAACTGCAAAGAAAACAGAATGTTGACCGTTAGTTTGCATAGCTTCTTAGCTAGAACAAGGTTTTGGTGCAGTAATTTCACCTTTATGATTCTGAACACTCAAACTGGGAATGTTACCTGCTTGGTTGTTGCTGACTTGATATGATTCATTAGAAATTTATATTGAAGTACTCAGTGCTTCTTGGATCTCTGTATTTTACTATACAATGTATGTAATGATTTGTCTTATGGAATTTAGAGCTTGAACACTGCTGAATTGgaccactttttatttttaaatattgagtttaaatattttataactggTTTTGCACTGAAAACAATTAACATTTCAGATTAAGAGAATAATCTTTCTTCACTTGCCTCAATAGTAATATTGAGcaatggatttttttatttccgCATGGAAAGTTACTGATCTCTATGGCTGTAAAATATTCCTTTATAGCATTATTAAAGTGTgtcttaataaaattaaatttgggatacaaagtatttattttacaatggGTAGTGGGTGGGATGCTTTTCCAGAATGTTTCCGACATGAAGTTTTCGTCAGTTGGAAACATTTCCTTAGTGCTTATTTTCTGATTTAAAATCCACATGGAACTTGAAAATGGAAAGGATTCTGTCCACTGGGTTGTTGGCGTAGTCCTGCTTACATCTCAACTTCTTGTAAGTGAATACCACTTTAGCAAAGGCTCTCATGATTTTGACTATCAAATGCTTAAACTAAGTACGAAGTGATACCACTCAGCACGTCCTGGTGTCTTTCCAGGGTCAGTTCTCTGCAGCACGGCACTCATTGGAATCCCAGTTTCAGGATTAGTGTAGGAGCCTAACATGCTTCTACAGTTTTAATGGGCTAATCCTGGATTACCTAACAACTTAGGTCTATCACACTGGTTTAATTTGTTGCTAAAGAAATAATTCCTTGCCTTTAGTAACAGAAGCAGCTCAACTACCCTTGACCATAAATGTATGTAACTTACCTTTTGT
The window above is part of the Peromyscus maniculatus bairdii isolate BWxNUB_F1_BW_parent chromosome 13, HU_Pman_BW_mat_3.1, whole genome shotgun sequence genome. Proteins encoded here:
- the Macir gene encoding macrophage immunometabolism regulator, with translation MEVDINGESRSTLTTLPLPVAEGSSPGKAEAEKPRCSSTPCSPMRRTVSGYQILHMDSNYLVGFATGEELLKLAQKCTGGEESKGEAVPPLRSKQLDAGLARSSRLYKTRSRYYQPYEIPAVNGRRRRRMPSSGDKCTKSLPYEPYKALHGPLPLCLLKGKRAHSKSLDYLNLDKMNIKEPADTEVLQYQLQHLTLRGDRVFARNNT